TTTGCTAATCGTGTTTTATTCCAAAAAGTTTGATACTCTTTATGCATCTTAACCAATACTTTTTGAGGTGTAGTGGTCCAATAGATCTCATAACTATTCGGAATAAACATTACAGGGTATGTCTGCTTATCAAATCCGAAAGCTTTCATCTGAGCAGTATCATTAAGGGCCTTCAAAACTTCAGTAGAGTCAGCCATAATATCCTTCGCTATTTTACCAGCTAGATCTGGAAAAAAACGAACATTATTAAAGGTCAAAGTGATAGGAGTTTGGTTTCCTGCAAGAAACTGGTTCACTAAGTTGTTTCCGATGGTCCCCTTCTTTAAAAGATAGTAACCAGGCTTTAACTTCTGGTCTAGATGTTTCTTTTTAGCTAAAAAATCAAATGCTTTATGATCAAGTAGCGCGTCCTTTTTTGTCAAGCTATCACATAGATCATCATAGGTGGTATTCGGTCCAATGTAGACACCACACTCTTGCTTTACAATGGAATGGAACACATATCCGAACATTTTATACGCATACAGTCCTGCTCCAATTGTTAGCAATACAATCACAACAGCAATATTACGTCCCATCTTAGGGCGTATTAATGCTTGATTCGATTTTTCAATAGACATTTTATTTTATCTGTTTTAAGTTTTTTTTTAATATTCATGACGAATTTAATATGAAAGCACTGCTTCACCAAATAAACCAAGGGTAGAATTAAAGACACTAATATCTTATTTTGACATTTTTTAGTTATTTATTAAACTATAATTATTACATTTGCGCGTATTATAATAAGCCTCAACACAAAAGGCTTAGCATGTTTAATTTGAGATTATTATATTATTTATGCATCAAGTAAAAATATCCGACGACATCTTTCATGTAGGTGTTAATGACAGACGATCTGAAAGGTTTGAAAATTATTGGCCACTAGACAAAGGAATAGCATATAATTCTTACCTTATTGTAGACGAAAAAATTGCGTTATTAGACACTTTAGAACGGGCTTTTATTGATGAATATATAGACAATATCAAAAATGTAATTGGAGATAGAGAGGTAGATTACCTCATTATTAACCACATGGAACCTGACCACTCTGGAGCAATTAGAGCAATTGTAAAAGAGTTTCCTAATATCACATTTGTTGGTAACAAAAAAACCTTTCCAATGCTGGAAAGCTTCTATAAATTCACGGAAAACACTCTTGAGATTAAAGATGGTGAAAACCTAAGTCTTGGGAAGCACAACCTTCAGTTTCATACCATCCCTATGGTTCACTGGCCAGAAACAATGGTTACATACGAAACAACCACAAAGACACTATTCTCTGCCGATGCTTTTGGTAGTTTTGGTGCTTTAAATGGAGGCATTTTCGATGATGAGCTTGATTTATCATACTATGAAGAAGAGATGATGAGATACTTTACCAATATCGTTGGTAAATATTGTCCTCATACCCAAAAAGCATTACGTAAGCTGGACGGTCTAGAAATTAAGACTATTGCTGCACTACATGGTCCAATTTGGAGATCTCATATAGATATGATACTTGAGAAATATGAGAAATGGAGTACATATCAGTCAGACAAAGGGGTAGTTATCGTATATGGAACGATGTATGGTAATACAGAAAAGATGGCTGAAACCATTGCAAGACAACTTGCTGTAAGGGGGGTTAAAAATGTTCGTGTATACGATGCATCTAAAACACATCCATCTTACATAATATCTGATATCTTTAAGTTCAAAGGTTTTATTATCGGGAGTTGTGCATACAATAACGAAATGTTCCCAACTGTAGAGACATTGGTAAACAAAATCAAACATATGGGGATTAAGAAAAAATCTCTTGGTGTGTTTGGATCTTTTGCTTGGAATGGCGGAGGAGTAAAGAACCTAATGAAATTTGCAGAAGATATCAAGTGGGAGGTAGTGGCAAATCCTGTAGAAGAGAAAGGATCTCTTAAGGAAGATAAATTTCAACAATGTGTTGATCTTGCCAACGCCATGGCAGACCAATTAGAGGCCGAGTTTGGAGCATAAACAGGGCTCTTTAATATACTAAAATAAAAGGCACCCTCTTTAGAAGGTGCCTTTATTGCTTAAAAATAAAACTCAAATCAGAACGTAAGAAATTATAATGTTAGTTTCTCTGTCATCTTTTTCAATGGATATTTCTTCGCCACGTTTGTAGAGTGAATCATCATATCCACATATCCTTTACGTGAAAATATTCGCTTGCTTTCACGACATTCAATAGATAGATTGCCCCTAAAATCCTCCAATCTGTCATACCCTTTAGATGCCATCCATCCCTTTAGCTCCTCTAGCATTCGAGGAATATATTCCACCTTATGACGGTAAACAGTACTTACAACTTGTACAGATTCAGCTCCAGCCAATATCATCTTTACAATATCATATCCATTTCTTACACCACCAGAACCGATCAGCTCAGCAATGATATTTGAATATAATTTACCGATAAAAGGAAACGATCGATGTAGGATAGAATCTGAAGTTACATCCACGTCAAAAGACATCTGTTCCGTTTGGGTATTAATATCAGGGAAAATAGGATTTCCAAAAAGAACCAACGAATCAACTCCAGCTCGATCTAATAACTTCACATGATGAAGAAGATTAGTGAAATAGGGACTTAGCTTCGCTGCGACTGGAATATGCAAATTAGATTTAAGAAGCTCTACTATTCTACACTGCTCCAATTCTGTATGTTTTGAGTTATAACTCCACGAAAAGTTAGGGACACAGAAATTTAGCTCAATCCCTTTCACTCCTTGATCCTCTAATGCTTTAGCATAAGTTACCCAAGCATCAGGATGAAGACAGTTAAGACTCCCAATCACAGGAACATTGAGTCTTTTTACAAGATCTCGCACATTGCTTAGATGTGCATGCAAGTCTCCATGTCGAACAAAAGGAAACATATTGCGCTTGGCATGTTGTTTTATTTCATACTTACGTTGTTGTGATTCAGAGAATTGATTCATCATCGCAACTTCTTCAAAAAGCGTAGGATAAACGACGGCACCAATACCATTATCCATCGCATCCATCACTATATTGGGAGAAAGAGAGAGGTCTGAAGCACCTAATACTAATGGAGAGGAGATCTCCATGCCCATATATTTTGTTGAAAAGCAAACCATAAGCCTAGTTCTATTCTAAAGGATTTGAAATTAAATAGGGTTTATGAAATACAACAACATACAATAGTTTAAGTTCAAAGCAATGATTCTTTTTAGAAAAATTAATGGACTTAATCACACTATTCATATGCTACAAACTAAACATAAAGGTTGAGTTTCCATACGATTCTATTCATAAATAGATACAATTCATACACATGTTACCTGTTTCATCACGAACGATACAAATAGAAAACAAGAGAGAGGTACATAATAGCACCTCTCTCACCACTTTAAACATCAAGAATACACGGCTGTTGTGAATTTAGTAGAATAAACAGATCTCACAACAATGAATCGGAGTAATGATTTGTCTCATCCAAAATAAGTTCCTGTTTTTGAGCCATATGATAGAAAACACCTCTGTCTTTATATAGTGTGAGAGGTTTTCCCATCTCTACCACTTTGCCTTTATCTAACACAACCACTTTATCTGCCCCTGCAATAGTTCGCATCTTATGTGCAATGATGATTACCGTTTTGTTCTTTACTAAATGATTCAATGCTAGCTGTATCTTCGACTCATTTTCCACATCAAGAGCGGCAGTCGCCTCATCTAACAAAATGATAGGGGCATCTTTAAGCAGGGCGCGTGCTATGGAAACACGTTGTCTCTCTCCTCCTGAAATAGTTGAACCATTTTCACTCAAGACAGTATCATATCCATTAGGCATAGCCTCAATAAAATCATGACATTGTGCAAATTTTGCAGCATTCACCACTTCTTCGTCAGATGCCCCCTTTCTACCCAATCGAATATTTTCACGTATGGTAGAATTAAAAAGCACGACATCTTGAAAAACGATAGAGTAATATTTCAATAAAGTTTCAGGAGCAATGGTATTAATAGGGATATCTCCCAACTTAATAGCCCCACTTTTAACATCCCAAAACCTAGCAGCTAATTTGGTTGCAGTACTCTTTCCACCACCAGAAGGGCCTATTAAGGCAGTTATCTCTCCCTGCTTTGCGGTAAATGAAACATTAGAAAGTACAGGACTCTCTTTTTCATAAGAGAAGGATACTTGATCAAATTCAATATTAAAATTCTCCAACGCTACATCATCATCACCTTTTTGCTCTTCAATATCATGTATCTCTTGAAACCTTTTGATACGAAGGTTAATAAACAACAAAGCAGCAAAATTATTAAACACTTCATGGATAGGATTGAATATTTGGGTACCTAAAGTCAAAAATATTAAATAGACAAAGATCGATACTTGATGTTGCATCACCATCCATCCTCCAACCAAGATAACACTAGGTAGTCCTAACTTTATCAGCATCTGTGAAGCATTCACAAATGCTCCAGTTAAAAGCTCCTCCTTTAACAAACTCGCTTCATAACGATCTACAACCTCCTCTAGTTCTCTATCAAAATCCCCCTCTTGGTTATACGCTTTAATCTCTTGCACTAGGTCTACTCCCTCAAATATCTTTTCAGCCACATCTTGTTTCTTTCCATACAAGGAGATGTTTATTTTGTCTATTTTTTTCTTAGACATAGCAATGAAAAAGAACGAAATAGGAACCACCCAAAGTAGAGCCAAAGAGAGTTGCCAATTGAGAGAAAAAAGCCCTATAGAAGCGATCAATATAGTCACTAAGGATGCAATGAGTTGTGGTACAGCATGAGAAAATATATGTTCTAAATCGGTGGCATCATTCATCAATGTAGTACTTAGATCCGAAAGGTCTCTTTTACCAAAGAATGA
The Prolixibacteraceae bacterium DNA segment above includes these coding regions:
- a CDS encoding FprA family A-type flavoprotein; the protein is MHQVKISDDIFHVGVNDRRSERFENYWPLDKGIAYNSYLIVDEKIALLDTLERAFIDEYIDNIKNVIGDREVDYLIINHMEPDHSGAIRAIVKEFPNITFVGNKKTFPMLESFYKFTENTLEIKDGENLSLGKHNLQFHTIPMVHWPETMVTYETTTKTLFSADAFGSFGALNGGIFDDELDLSYYEEEMMRYFTNIVGKYCPHTQKALRKLDGLEIKTIAALHGPIWRSHIDMILEKYEKWSTYQSDKGVVIVYGTMYGNTEKMAETIARQLAVRGVKNVRVYDASKTHPSYIISDIFKFKGFIIGSCAYNNEMFPTVETLVNKIKHMGIKKKSLGVFGSFAWNGGGVKNLMKFAEDIKWEVVANPVEEKGSLKEDKFQQCVDLANAMADQLEAEFGA
- a CDS encoding ABC transporter ATP-binding protein/permease gives rise to the protein MKKYIQKRFAMSAKGASDLIIGIGYTTLQNIAIMLPMIFLFIFMDQYFPLEHQSNFGSPWSLGTFILVAFGMMGVIYGVSLLQYDSVYTKVYNESSQRRISLAEKLRKLPLSFFGKRDLSDLSTTLMNDATDLEHIFSHAVPQLIASLVTILIASIGLFSLNWQLSLALLWVVPISFFFIAMSKKKIDKINISLYGKKQDVAEKIFEGVDLVQEIKAYNQEGDFDRELEEVVDRYEASLLKEELLTGAFVNASQMLIKLGLPSVILVGGWMVMQHQVSIFVYLIFLTLGTQIFNPIHEVFNNFAALLFINLRIKRFQEIHDIEEQKGDDDVALENFNIEFDQVSFSYEKESPVLSNVSFTAKQGEITALIGPSGGGKSTATKLAARFWDVKSGAIKLGDIPINTIAPETLLKYYSIVFQDVVLFNSTIRENIRLGRKGASDEEVVNAAKFAQCHDFIEAMPNGYDTVLSENGSTISGGERQRVSIARALLKDAPIILLDEATAALDVENESKIQLALNHLVKNKTVIIIAHKMRTIAGADKVVVLDKGKVVEMGKPLTLYKDRGVFYHMAQKQELILDETNHYSDSLL
- the mltG gene encoding endolytic transglycosylase MltG yields the protein MSIEKSNQALIRPKMGRNIAVVIVLLTIGAGLYAYKMFGYVFHSIVKQECGVYIGPNTTYDDLCDSLTKKDALLDHKAFDFLAKKKHLDQKLKPGYYLLKKGTIGNNLVNQFLAGNQTPITLTFNNVRFFPDLAGKIAKDIMADSTEVLKALNDTAQMKAFGFDKQTYPVMFIPNSYEIYWTTTPQKVLVKMHKEYQTFWNKTRLAKAKEAKLSAIQVTTLASIVQEEVRHTDEMAKVAGVYMNRLKRGWPLQADPTVKYALGDFTISRILKDDLKIDSPYNTYKYKGLPPGPICFPSVEAVDAVLNYTHHNYLYFCANKSFDGYHAFAKSYRQHLINAKAYQKELNRRRIGFKSHRK